Proteins found in one Arthrobacter sp. U41 genomic segment:
- a CDS encoding ABC transporter ATP-binding protein has protein sequence MPPDPGNTASRAITVDSLTKSFGHREVLHAISFGIEKGSVFGVIGPNGAGKTTVMRCLLDIIRPTAGGSTVLGENPRTAGPALRRRIGYLPGELFMEGRITGRRLLSHYADISGPVRPGRIDALAERLGLDLDRHTRKLSKGNRQKLGLVQAFMHDPELLVLDEPTSGLDPLVQQEFLTMVREAQGNGQTVFLSSHVLSEVQQAADKVAILRDGRIITVATVASLREGAVRHVRFTATGISAADAGALLARVPGIGHLEVLPAGDGVELSATLGGAIQPLLQVLASLKLTELVLEEPDLEASVLELYGTIRGNGNGSGADGKGRRRRKRHGA, from the coding sequence ATGCCCCCAGACCCGGGAAACACCGCCAGCCGTGCCATCACTGTCGACTCCCTGACCAAGTCGTTCGGCCACCGTGAAGTGCTGCACGCCATCAGCTTCGGCATCGAGAAAGGCTCGGTCTTCGGCGTGATCGGCCCCAACGGGGCGGGCAAGACAACCGTCATGCGGTGTCTGCTGGACATCATCCGGCCCACCGCCGGCGGCTCGACGGTGCTCGGCGAGAACCCCCGGACGGCGGGCCCGGCGCTCCGGCGCAGGATCGGATACCTCCCCGGCGAACTGTTCATGGAGGGACGGATCACCGGCCGCAGGCTGCTGTCGCATTACGCGGACATCAGCGGCCCGGTCCGGCCCGGCCGGATCGATGCCCTGGCCGAGCGGCTGGGACTGGATCTGGACCGCCACACCCGCAAGCTCTCCAAGGGCAACCGGCAGAAGCTGGGGCTCGTCCAGGCCTTTATGCATGATCCCGAATTGCTGGTGCTGGACGAACCTACCAGCGGATTGGATCCGCTCGTCCAGCAGGAGTTCCTCACCATGGTCCGGGAGGCCCAGGGCAACGGCCAGACGGTCTTCCTCAGTTCCCATGTCCTCAGTGAGGTCCAGCAGGCCGCCGACAAGGTCGCCATCCTCCGCGATGGCCGGATCATCACGGTCGCCACCGTGGCCAGCCTGCGGGAAGGAGCGGTGCGGCACGTACGGTTCACCGCCACCGGAATTTCGGCGGCCGACGCCGGCGCGCTGCTGGCACGGGTGCCCGGGATCGGGCACCTGGAGGTGCTTCCGGCGGGCGACGGCGTCGAGCTGTCGGCCACGCTGGGCGGCGCGATCCAGCCGCTGCTTCAGGTCCTGGCCTCCCTCAAGCTCACCGAGCTGGTGCTGGAGGAGCCCGATCTTGAGGCCTCCGTGCTTGAGCTGTACGGCACGATCCGCGGCAACGGCAACGGCAGCGGGGCCGATGGCAAAGGACGCCGCCGCCGGAAACGGCACGGGGCATGA
- a CDS encoding ABC transporter permease subunit — MSKPLPLFTRAFVDSWRSTLGWAAGLTATIFIYLPLYPSIGASPEMQRVMDAFPPEMIKALNYDQITSGPGYTQATMFGLIGFLLMTIASVAWGAAAVGGDEESGQLELTLAHGVTRTQLVLERTLAILLRVLLLAALVFALIRLLNDSAQLNIRPEHLLGASVLFAGLIMLSGSTALFAGAVTGRKTYGVAAGAGVGVLGYVFNAVGRQSSDVGWLLNLSPYSWAYGNAPLANGADWAAAGWLWGISAALVALSAVALSRRDVGT; from the coding sequence ATGAGCAAGCCGCTGCCGCTGTTCACGCGGGCGTTCGTGGACTCCTGGCGTTCCACCCTCGGGTGGGCGGCCGGACTCACTGCGACGATCTTCATCTACCTGCCGCTCTACCCCTCCATCGGGGCAAGCCCGGAGATGCAGCGCGTGATGGACGCCTTCCCCCCGGAGATGATCAAAGCCCTCAACTACGACCAGATCACTTCGGGACCCGGCTACACCCAGGCTACGATGTTCGGGCTGATCGGCTTCCTGCTGATGACGATCGCCTCGGTGGCGTGGGGAGCGGCGGCAGTGGGCGGGGACGAGGAATCAGGCCAGCTGGAACTCACCCTGGCGCACGGGGTAACCCGGACGCAGCTGGTCCTGGAGCGGACGCTGGCCATCCTGCTGCGGGTGCTCCTTCTCGCGGCCCTCGTGTTCGCGCTGATCCGGCTGCTGAACGATTCCGCACAGCTGAACATCAGGCCGGAGCACCTCCTGGGCGCCTCGGTGCTGTTCGCCGGGCTGATTATGCTCTCGGGCAGCACGGCGCTGTTCGCGGGCGCGGTGACGGGGCGGAAAACGTACGGAGTGGCAGCAGGCGCCGGCGTCGGGGTCCTGGGCTATGTGTTCAACGCGGTGGGCCGGCAGAGCAGCGACGTCGGCTGGCTGCTGAACCTCTCGCCCTACAGCTGGGCCTACGGCAACGCCCCGCTGGCCAACGGCGCGGACTGGGCAGCCGCCGGCTGGCTGTGGGGAATTTCGGCGGCCCTCGTGGCGCTCAGCGCGGTGGCGCTGAGCAGGCGGGACGTGGGGACCTAG
- a CDS encoding acyl-CoA thioesterase, whose protein sequence is MHLLLRTLVLLFTSSRRSPLSIWDTASLPLKVLPTDIDIAMHVNNGMYFSLMDLGRFDLMARSGTWKAMRRRGWSPVAAGETIAFRRSLHLWQRYTIETKIVGLDEKAIYFEQRMVADGEIYARAFIATRLVSKGRPVSQEDILREFGAPPADLELPEWIHEWRETNALPGARRPAPHVWA, encoded by the coding sequence ATGCATCTGCTCCTCCGCACGCTTGTCCTGCTGTTCACCTCCTCCCGCCGCTCCCCGCTGAGCATCTGGGACACCGCGTCGCTGCCCCTGAAGGTCCTGCCGACCGACATTGACATTGCGATGCATGTCAACAACGGCATGTATTTCTCCCTGATGGACCTGGGCCGGTTCGACCTGATGGCTCGCAGCGGGACCTGGAAGGCCATGCGCCGTCGGGGATGGAGCCCCGTGGCCGCGGGGGAGACCATCGCCTTCCGCCGCTCGCTGCACCTGTGGCAGCGGTACACGATCGAGACGAAGATCGTCGGCCTTGACGAAAAAGCCATCTACTTCGAGCAGCGCATGGTGGCGGACGGGGAAATCTACGCCCGGGCCTTCATCGCCACGCGGCTGGTCAGCAAGGGCAGGCCGGTCAGCCAGGAGGACATCCTCCGGGAGTTCGGTGCGCCGCCGGCGGACCTGGAACTGCCCGAATGGATCCATGAATGGCGCGAGACCAACGCCCTGCCCGGTGCACGGCGGCCGGCGCCGCACGTCTGGGCCTGA
- a CDS encoding Type 1 glutamine amidotransferase-like domain-containing protein — MSIYLVGGGPDTVTTPAIFDEFMAEVRERAGGSRLPRIAVVLVDREGSAKYFLPAYLDALQHRTPCEVTTVLLGPEGPVDPGMFDGADAIVVGGGPTPVYLAGLRSAAAVIRQAVAAGAPYLGFSAGAMIAPERAIAGGYRIRGAEVCPEEASEGLAEVELHDGLGLVPFAVDVHAAQAGTLGRAVAAVVHGMVDKAVAVDENTALVLPHADPREQRVIGTGNCWLIRGPGPKAAVSVLGSIVTRG, encoded by the coding sequence ATGAGCATTTATCTGGTCGGCGGGGGCCCCGACACCGTGACGACTCCCGCGATCTTCGACGAGTTCATGGCGGAGGTCCGGGAGCGGGCCGGGGGCAGCAGGCTGCCGCGGATCGCGGTGGTACTGGTTGACCGCGAAGGAAGCGCCAAGTACTTCCTGCCTGCCTACCTGGATGCCCTGCAGCACCGGACGCCGTGCGAGGTGACCACGGTCCTGCTTGGCCCGGAAGGGCCCGTGGATCCCGGGATGTTCGACGGCGCCGACGCGATCGTCGTCGGCGGGGGCCCGACGCCCGTTTACCTGGCGGGCCTGCGGAGTGCCGCGGCCGTCATCCGCCAGGCGGTTGCAGCGGGCGCCCCCTACCTGGGATTCTCCGCGGGGGCCATGATTGCCCCGGAGCGCGCGATTGCCGGCGGCTACCGGATCCGCGGCGCCGAGGTGTGCCCGGAGGAGGCGTCCGAGGGGCTCGCCGAGGTGGAGCTCCACGACGGGCTGGGCCTGGTGCCCTTCGCCGTCGATGTCCATGCCGCGCAGGCCGGCACGCTGGGCCGCGCCGTCGCCGCCGTCGTGCACGGCATGGTCGACAAGGCGGTGGCAGTCGACGAGAATACGGCACTGGTGCTGCCGCATGCGGACCCGCGGGAGCAGCGGGTGATCGGCACCGGCAACTGCTGGCTGATCCGCGGTCCCGGACCCAAAGCCGCCGTCTCGGTGCTTGGCAGCATTGTTACCCGCGGGTAA
- a CDS encoding VOC family protein, with protein MTDESFGSLHHVELWVPHLGRARVEWGWLLSRLGYQAHQDWPRGCSWRRGPTYIVVEESPAMSGRTHERTAPGLNHLAFSAGTRQQVDALAADAAGQGWRELFPETYPHAGGPDHFAAYLVNSDGFEAELIATG; from the coding sequence GTGACTGACGAATCCTTCGGGTCCCTCCACCACGTCGAGCTGTGGGTGCCGCACCTTGGCCGCGCCAGGGTCGAATGGGGCTGGCTCCTGTCCCGGCTGGGCTACCAGGCGCACCAGGACTGGCCGCGCGGGTGCAGCTGGCGGCGGGGGCCGACGTACATCGTCGTCGAGGAATCCCCTGCCATGAGCGGCCGGACGCACGAACGCACCGCTCCCGGACTCAATCACCTGGCCTTCAGCGCCGGAACAAGGCAACAGGTCGATGCCCTTGCGGCGGACGCCGCCGGGCAGGGCTGGCGTGAGTTGTTCCCGGAGACGTACCCGCACGCGGGCGGCCCGGACCACTTCGCCGCCTACCTGGTGAATTCGGACGGCTTCGAAGCCGAGCTGATCGCTACCGGCTGA
- a CDS encoding GNAT family N-acetyltransferase has protein sequence MTGTSKPLAGSVRIRVLRASDAELMCAAYLRNREHLAPWEPLRAEEFFTVEGQMMSVQSKLTLFIAGSDVPWVLTDGEAIVGLMTLSGIVRGPFLSAHLGYWVDKDYNGRGIGSAAIAFAVTTARDELGLHRLQAATLQHNAASQKILKRAGFTEIGVAPAYLNIAGDWQDHILYQRLLY, from the coding sequence ATGACTGGGACGAGCAAGCCCCTGGCCGGCAGCGTCCGGATCCGGGTGCTGAGGGCCTCCGACGCAGAACTGATGTGCGCGGCCTACCTGCGAAACCGGGAACACCTGGCGCCCTGGGAGCCGCTGCGGGCCGAGGAATTCTTCACCGTCGAGGGCCAAATGATGAGCGTTCAGTCCAAGCTCACCCTGTTCATCGCCGGATCCGATGTTCCGTGGGTCCTGACGGACGGTGAAGCGATTGTCGGGCTGATGACGCTCAGCGGCATCGTCCGCGGGCCGTTCCTCAGCGCCCACCTCGGGTACTGGGTGGACAAGGACTACAACGGGCGCGGGATCGGCTCCGCCGCGATCGCTTTCGCCGTCACCACGGCGCGGGACGAGCTGGGCCTGCACCGGCTGCAGGCCGCGACCCTCCAGCACAACGCCGCCTCGCAGAAGATCCTCAAACGCGCCGGCTTCACGGAGATCGGCGTGGCCCCGGCCTACCTCAACATTGCCGGCGACTGGCAGGACCACATCCTCTACCAGCGACTGCTGTATTGA
- a CDS encoding GAF and ANTAR domain-containing protein, whose amino-acid sequence MELPLADEITAVFARASRLLLTEDTVAHALRLITDAATAAIPGAIGAGVSLIAGSGLRHTTAASDAVVAEADALQYELEEGPCITAWASGETVLVENLAAEQRWSRWAPAAAALGISSSVSCPLLSGDLALGAVKVYSDGGHSFGNGTVRLAELFAEQATLFVIHSHAREAALTLSDRLQESLAQRDTISMAKGLLMARKGASEEAALRDLMMLSRQAGKPLAQVAAELLAAARPFEN is encoded by the coding sequence GTGGAACTGCCGCTGGCTGACGAGATCACCGCCGTTTTCGCCCGCGCCTCGAGGCTGCTGCTGACGGAAGATACGGTGGCCCACGCCCTCCGGCTGATCACGGATGCGGCCACGGCGGCGATTCCCGGCGCGATCGGCGCCGGAGTGAGTCTGATCGCCGGTTCGGGCCTGCGGCACACGACTGCCGCATCCGACGCCGTTGTGGCTGAAGCCGATGCCCTCCAATATGAGCTCGAGGAAGGCCCGTGCATCACCGCCTGGGCGAGCGGGGAAACCGTCCTGGTCGAGAATCTGGCCGCGGAGCAACGGTGGTCGCGCTGGGCGCCCGCCGCGGCAGCCCTGGGCATTTCCTCGTCGGTGAGCTGCCCCCTATTGTCCGGGGATCTCGCGCTGGGAGCAGTCAAGGTTTATTCGGACGGCGGACATTCCTTTGGCAACGGCACGGTCCGATTGGCCGAGCTTTTTGCTGAACAGGCCACGCTATTTGTCATACACTCCCACGCCCGCGAGGCGGCCCTGACGCTGAGCGACCGCTTGCAGGAATCGCTCGCGCAACGGGACACGATCAGTATGGCCAAGGGCCTACTGATGGCCCGAAAAGGCGCCAGCGAAGAAGCGGCGCTCAGGGATTTGATGATGCTGTCGCGGCAGGCAGGGAAGCCCCTGGCCCAGGTCGCGGCAGAACTGCTGGCTGCGGCCAGGCCCTTCGAAAACTAA
- a CDS encoding GAF and ANTAR domain-containing protein encodes MVSGTGASPSPEQLQDLLLESPGFTEFLLGLTTISATLLGGTEPMLCAITVERDGTPATVASSGEDARLLDEKQYTFDDGPCLTALRQGTTVLVPDVANDDRWDHYASAVSGEGIRSVLAVPIATDPGSAAALNCYSRTSGVFDEATVAEVERHAASISRILRLALKVHPPQIYPEHLRSALKSRAIIDAAVALIMVQNRCSRERAMELLHLASRATDTRLHTIAADILQGAALPPADPPE; translated from the coding sequence ATGGTTTCCGGTACCGGCGCATCTCCATCACCCGAGCAACTGCAGGATCTCCTGCTGGAAAGTCCGGGGTTCACCGAGTTTCTTCTGGGCCTGACCACCATCTCGGCAACCCTCCTCGGCGGTACCGAACCGATGCTCTGTGCCATCACGGTGGAACGTGACGGCACTCCGGCCACCGTCGCCAGCAGCGGCGAGGACGCAAGACTGCTGGACGAGAAGCAATATACGTTCGACGACGGACCCTGCCTGACGGCCTTGCGGCAAGGCACCACCGTCCTGGTTCCCGATGTGGCGAATGACGACCGCTGGGACCACTACGCTTCCGCGGTCTCCGGCGAGGGCATCCGCTCGGTCCTTGCCGTGCCGATCGCTACCGATCCGGGTTCAGCCGCAGCCCTGAACTGCTACTCCCGCACCAGCGGCGTTTTTGACGAGGCAACAGTCGCGGAGGTGGAGCGCCATGCCGCCTCCATCTCCCGGATCCTCCGACTGGCGCTCAAAGTCCACCCCCCGCAAATCTATCCCGAGCATCTCCGCTCCGCGCTGAAATCCCGCGCCATCATCGACGCTGCCGTCGCGCTGATCATGGTCCAGAACCGGTGCAGCCGGGAACGGGCCATGGAACTGCTGCATCTGGCCTCCAGGGCCACCGACACCAGGCTCCACACCATTGCCGCGGACATCCTGCAGGGCGCCGCACTACCGCCGGCCGACCCCCCGGAATAG